The segment GTTTGCCGCCGTTTCTTTGGTGTTCGAAACTTTATCATCCACACCTGATGCATTATTTGCATCCTGTTTTGGGATAGACTGACTTATAACTTCATTACCGTTTTGAGGTAGCTCGCTCTCATTTCTATGATTTTCCTGTAGTAAAGAGGAATTTTTATTTATGCTTTGCATATCTTGGTCAGGGAAGAAAACCGAGGAAATAATCGACCAGGCAAAAAAAGCCAGGATAGCCCCCAAGGCAATAAAAAGAATCAACTTTAATAATTTAAAAAGACGTCTCTGCCTAGATTTTGTTTTAAAAGAGGTGGGTAACTCTTCCAAAAGTTCATACTCTTCATCAGCACTGTAAAGACTGGCAAACCGATCGCCTATATCTCTCCAGTCTAGGCCTAAAATTCGAGCATAGTTTTGGACAAATCCCTTGGCATATACCGGATGGGGAAGAAGCGAGGTATCACCTTGTTCAATTGCCTTTAGTATTTGTACACTTATCTTGGTTTTTTGCTGAATTTGTTCAAGAGTCAGGCCTTGATTTTCCCTTTCTTCTTTAAGTTTTTGACCAAGCTCTAATAAATCCATCTTCTCCCCCAACTAATAAAGGCTTAAAACCTTTTATTTAGGTTTTAATATTTACCTAAACCCCAATTTTTAATTTTATCATCTAAATCCTA is part of the Desulfovulcanus ferrireducens genome and harbors:
- a CDS encoding helix-turn-helix domain-containing protein, producing the protein MDLLELGQKLKEERENQGLTLEQIQQKTKISVQILKAIEQGDTSLLPHPVYAKGFVQNYARILGLDWRDIGDRFASLYSADEEYELLEELPTSFKTKSRQRRLFKLLKLILFIALGAILAFFAWSIISSVFFPDQDMQSINKNSSLLQENHRNESELPQNGNEVISQSIPKQDANNASGVDDKVSNTKETAANENNIAKQEKLPTKNDLEETDKQEKVTIDAFEPCWVQAEIDEEQKEFYLRAGEKIDLKFTKSLRLRLGNAGGVKLFYNDEDYPLQAQSGQVKTLEFASSD